The Candidatus Thermokryptus mobilis genome contains the following window.
GTTCCGTCTTTAATTGTGCCTCCGCAAGACGGTCAACTTTCTCTGTCAACCTGTTCAAACGGTCNNNNNNNNNNNNNNNNNNNNNNNNNNNNNNNNNNNNNNNNNNNNNNNNNNNNNNNNNNNNNNNNNNNNNNNNNNNNNNNNNNNNNNNNNNNNNNNNNNNNNNNNNNNNNNNNNNNNNNNNNNNNNNNNNNNNNNNNNNNNNNNNNNNNNNNNNNNNNNNNNNNNNNNNNNNNNNNNNNNNNNNNNNNNNNNNNNNNNNNNNNNNNNNNNNNNNNNNNNNNNNNNNNNNNNNNNNNNNNNNNNNNNNNNNNNNNNNNNNNNNNNNNNNNNNNNNNNNNNNNNNNNNNNNNNNNNNNNNNNNNNNNNNNNNNNNNNNNNNNNNNNNNNNNNNNNNNNNNNNNNNNNNNNNNNNNNNNNNNNNNNNNNNNNNNNNNNNNNNNNNNNNNNNNNNNNNNNNNNNNNNNNNNNNNNNNNNNNNNNNNNNNNNNNNNNNNNNNNNNNNNNNNNNNNNNNNNNNNNNNNNNNNNNNNNNNNNNNNNNNNNNNNNNNNNNNNNNNNNNNNNNNNNNNNNNNNNNNNNNNNNNNNNNNNNNNNNNNNNNNNNNNNNNNNNNNNNNNNNNNNNNNNNNNNNNNNNNNNNNNNNNNNNNNNNNNNNNNNNNNNNNNNNNNNNNNNNNNNNNNNNNNNNNNNNNNNNNNNNNNNNNNNNNNNNNNNNNNNNNNNNNNNNNNNNNNNNNNNNNNCCAAACGGTCTGTCAGTGTCTCTATCGCTCTCCAAACGCGACTAAAGTTCTCCTCTGTTGCCCGTTTAAAGGACTCAAGCACCTCCTCAGTTCTACGCTGTGCCTCAGCAAGCTTATCCACCGAATCTTTCAATGCCTCAAATTCAGCGCGCGTTGCAACTATCCCCTTAAGCTTATCATCCACAATGGAGACAACAAGCTCGTAAATTTCCTTGCTTATTTGCGGTTTCCTTGCCTTCATAAAATTAAAGTTAATTTAACTTCACTCTTTCAATTGAAATATCGCACGGCTCATCATTCACATCCCACGATTTAACATAATCGGCTTCCTTAAATTCATCGCTTAATTCTATTGCGAGCGTTTCGTTCTTGATATAATCTTTCAAAGCCATTACAGCCTTTCTCAACCTCTCTGATTCAGTCCTAAAGAAAATACGAATCCTATCTGTAACTTCAAAATTTGCCTCCTTCCTCATATTTTGCACCCTGTTAACAAATTCACGAGCAAACCCCTCATTTATTAAATCATCACTCAGTTCAGTATCAAGCGCAACCGTTATAACTCCATCAGATTCAACCACCCAACCTTTTATATCTTCATTGTAAATCTCAACATCGGACTTTAAAATCTCAACTCTTCCCCCATCAATCTCAACTTCAACTTTACCTTCTTCTTCAAGCTTTTTTATCTTTGACTTATCAAACTCTCTTATCGCCTGCGCAACTTTTTGAGCCATTTTGCCAAATTTCGGACCGATTGATTTAAAATTCGGCTTCGCCCTTTTCTCAACTACTTCAGAATCATCATCAACATACTCAATCATTTTTACATTGATCTCATCAAGTATGACTTCCTTCATCATTTCAATCTGTTTTTTTTCATCTTCATCAGAAACAGGTATTATAATCCTTCTTAACGGTTGGCGAACTTTCAAATTTGTTTTCGCCCTTAAGGACCTGACTATATAAACTATTCTTTGAGCAAGTTCCATTCTCCTTTCAAGGTCAAGGTCAATTTCGTCCTCATTTGGTTCAGGGATATATGCGAGATGAACAGATTCATACGGTTCTTTCTTTGTCACGCCATTAAGATTTCTATAGATTTCATCTGCAAGGAAGGGAGCAAAAGGAGCCATAAGCTTTGCAACAGCGATAAGACATTCATAAAGTGTCTGGAAAGCGGATATCTTATCCTTTTCAACACCGCTTTTCCAAAACCTACGTCTACTACGCCTGACATACCAATTTGAAAGCTGATCAATCGTGAAATCGGTTATCAAACGGACTGCTCTTGTCAAATCATAATCCTCCATTGCCTCAATGTAATTTTTCACAAGCGAATTCAAGACGGAAATTATCCATCTATCAATTTCAGGTCTCTCCTTTACTGGAATCCTTTCTTCGGAGAATGTGAAGTTATCTATGTTCGCATATAAAGTGAAGAACGAATAAGTGTTAATAAGTGTGCTAAAAAATTTCCTTTGTATCTCAACTATATCCTCCTCGTTGAAAAGCTTTGGCTTCCACGGCGGGCTAACCGACATAAGATACCACCTGATGGAATCAGCACCATATTTTTCAACAACATCAAAAGGATCAACAACATTGCCCCTTGACTTTGACATCTTTTGACCCTCTTTGTCAAGTATCAGTTCATTTACAACGACATGTTTAAAAGCAGGCGAATCAAACAGAAAACTTGAAATCGCATGAAGCGAATAAAACCAACCCCGTGTTTGATCAATTCCCTCCGCTATGAAATCAGCTGGAAAGTTTTCCTTGAAAAGCTCAACATTTTCAAAAGGATAATGAAACTGAGCAAAAGGCATCGCCCCAGAATCAAACCAAACATCTATAACCTCAGGGGTTCTTCGCATCTCCCCACCACACTTCTTACAATCAAAAACAATTTGATCCACAAATGGTTTGTGCAAATCCAACGGCTCTGGGACATTTTTACCCTCTTTTCTTATCTCTTCAATACTTCCAACAGCTCTCATATCACTACACCTCTCACATATCCAAATGTTAAGAGGTGTCCCCCAAAATCTATCTCTTGACAAAGCCCAGTCCTTGTTTTCCTCAAGCCAATTCCCAAATCTCCCAACCCCGACCTCTGGAGGATGCCATCTGATCTGTTTGTTAAGTTCAATCATTCTATCAACATAACGCGTCGTGCTTATATACCAGGACTCACGAGCATAATAAAGCAAAGGCGTTTTACAGCGCCAACAATGGGGATAACTATGGACGATGGTTTCTCTCTTATAAAGTAAACCTCTCGCTCTCAAATTTTGAATTATTTCTGGGTCAGCATCCTTAACAAACTTTCCCTTGAAATCAACTATCTCATCGGTAAACTCACCACTTTTATTAACTGGTTGAAGCGTTGGAAGTTCATATTCACGCCCAACTTGATAATCCTCCTCACCGAAAGCAGGCGCAATGTGAACTATGCCCGTGCCATCTTCAATGCTGACAAAATCTGCCGTCACCACATAAAACGCCTTTTTATCAACAGGAACATAATTAAACAACCTTTCATATTCCTTACCTTTTAAATCATTGCCTTTATATTCCTCAACGATTTCATATTCCCCATCAAGAACCATCAAGCGATCCTTCGCAAGAATCAAATTCTCACCTTTATGAAAAACCTTCACATAATTTACTTCGGGATGAACTGCAAGAGCGACATTTGAAATCAAAGTCCACGGCGTCGTCGTCCAAACAAGAAAGTAAGTATTTTCTTCCCCTTTAACTCTCATCTTAACATAAACCGATGGATCTTTAACATCTTCATAACCTTGGGCAACCTCGTGCGAAGAAAGAGGCGTTTCACATCTTGGACAATATGGTTGAATCTTATATCCCTTATAAATGTATCCACGATCAAAAAATTGTTTTAAAGCCCACCAAATTGATTCAATGTATTCGTTCGTGAAAGTTATATACGCATTTTCAAGGTCAATCCAATATCCGATTCTTTCTGTCATCTGCTCCCAATCGTCAAGATACTCAAAAACCGACTTTTTACATTCAGCATTGAATTTCTCAATTCCATACTCCACTATTTCATCCTTATGTTTTATTCCGAGTTTTTTCTCAATTTCAATTTCAACAGGAAGCCCGTGTGTATCCCAACCCGCCTTCCTATAAACCTTATACCCTCGCATCGTCTTATACCTACAGACGAGGTCCTTTATCGTTCTGCTCATGACATGATGAATCCCTGGGCGACCGTTCGCAGTCGGTGGTCCCTCATAAAAAGTGAAGTTCGGTTTCCCTTCTCTTGTGCTTATACTCTTCTCAAAAATTTTGTTTTCCTTCCAAAACTTCAAAATCTCCTTTTCAAGTTCTGAATACTTTATCTTATCTGTCAGCTCCTTGTACATTTCCTTAAAAAAATCCCGATTTTGTTTTTGTTTATTGTGTTAGTGCTTTCTAAAAATGAACGATAAAATCCAAAGTATCAAAGTTAAAATCAAACTTAAAAGAATGCTTGTCGTCAATGGAAAGTAAAAAGTGAAATTTCTCTTCTGAATCAAAATATCCCCTGGCAACCTGCCTATGAAAGGGACCTTACCGCCTATTTTATCAGCGAGCAAAAGTATTAAACCAAAAAAGAAAAGTAAAGCTCCAAACAAAATCAAAATTTTCCCAAGCGATTGAAACATCTCCGAATTTTAAACATTTATTTTTTCAACAAGAAGTTTCATCAATCTCGTCAATTTCGGCTCTGTTTCACTTGCGACCCTTATAACTTCTTCAATACTCAACGGCTGCAGTGCATCAGGGAAACATTCATCCGTTATGACAGAAATCCCAAACACCTTCATCCCCATATGATTCGCAACTATGTTCTCCGGAACTGTTGACATACCGACAGCATCAGCCCCGATCAACCTCAAAAATCTATATTCAGCCCTTGTTTCAAGACTTGGACCCGTCATTGCAACATAAACACCTTTTTGAACACGGATTTTCTCTTCAAGCGCTATCTGCTCAGCAAG
Protein-coding sequences here:
- the ileS gene encoding isoleucine--tRNA ligase; amino-acid sequence: MYKELTDKIKYSELEKEILKFWKENKIFEKSISTREGKPNFTFYEGPPTANGRPGIHHVMSRTIKDLVCRYKTMRGYKVYRKAGWDTHGLPVEIEIEKKLGIKHKDEIVEYGIEKFNAECKKSVFEYLDDWEQMTERIGYWIDLENAYITFTNEYIESIWWALKQFFDRGYIYKGYKIQPYCPRCETPLSSHEVAQGYEDVKDPSVYVKMRVKGEENTYFLVWTTTPWTLISNVALAVHPEVNYVKVFHKGENLILAKDRLMVLDGEYEIVEEYKGNDLKGKEYERLFNYVPVDKKAFYVVTADFVSIEDGTGIVHIAPAFGEEDYQVGREYELPTLQPVNKSGEFTDEIVDFKGKFVKDADPEIIQNLRARGLLYKRETIVHSYPHCWRCKTPLLYYARESWYISTTRYVDRMIELNKQIRWHPPEVGVGRFGNWLEENKDWALSRDRFWGTPLNIWICERCSDMRAVGSIEEIRKEGKNVPEPLDLHKPFVDQIVFDCKKCGGEMRRTPEVIDVWFDSGAMPFAQFHYPFENVELFKENFPADFIAEGIDQTRGWFYSLHAISSFLFDSPAFKHVVVNELILDKEGQKMSKSRGNVVDPFDVVEKYGADSIRWYLMSVSPPWKPKLFNEEDIVEIQRKFFSTLINTYSFFTLYANIDNFTFSEERIPVKERPEIDRWIISVLNSLVKNYIEAMEDYDLTRAVRLITDFTIDQLSNWYVRRSRRRFWKSGVEKDKISAFQTLYECLIAVAKLMAPFAPFLADEIYRNLNGVTKKEPYESVHLAYIPEPNEDEIDLDLERRMELAQRIVYIVRSLRAKTNLKVRQPLRRIIIPVSDEDEKKQIEMMKEVILDEINVKMIEYVDDDSEVVEKRAKPNFKSIGPKFGKMAQKVAQAIREFDKSKIKKLEEEGKVEVEIDGGRVEILKSDVEIYNEDIKGWVVESDGVITVALDTELSDDLINEGFAREFVNRVQNMRKEANFEVTDRIRIFFRTESERLRKAVMALKDYIKNETLAIELSDEFKEADYVKSWDVNDEPCDISIERVKLN
- a CDS encoding DUF2905 domain-containing protein → MFQSLGKILILFGALLFFFGLILLLADKIGGKVPFIGRLPGDILIQKRNFTFYFPLTTSILLSLILTLILWILSFIFRKH